A genome region from Populus alba chromosome 5, ASM523922v2, whole genome shotgun sequence includes the following:
- the LOC118045025 gene encoding mitogen-activated protein kinase kinase kinase 2 has translation MQDFFRRSLAFRTPPQDHHDPDNPNQESNYFSSMNPLTSTLVDKFNSCVRKSRIFSKPTSPSSPPMPPPIRYRKGELIGCGAFGHVYMGMNSDSGELLAIKQVSIAANGATREKAQAHIRELEEEVRLLQNLSHPNIVRYLGVVQEEETINILLEFVPGGSISSLLGKFGPFPEPVIRTYTKQLLLGLEYLHNNGIMHRDIKGANILVDNKGCIKLADFGASKQVVELATVSGAKSMKGTPYWMAPEVILQTGHSFSADIWSVGCTVIEMATGKPPWSQQYQEVAALFYIGSTKSHPEIPNHLIPEAKDFLLKCLHKEPNMRPEASKLLQHPFVTGEIGISEYVTRSPVMELSGIPLQSYNTHPETIQMPSAYDTMDVCNLGSLSCSMDPEKLSESKGALETQNSDDDMCQIDNDFSISEVKLGPLLTSNDFNKSSDPKYELSGEWRCKYDENPELEQAGKKSDAGEPVQGGKNASSYCGASLSEDNEALTESKIRAFLAEKALELRKLQTPLYEEFYNNLNAPSSPSFGGSSRDETPPNYLKLPPKSRSPSQVPVGSPSTSTDAVSTRSPGSNKRASNVGNASDQASEDNSSPRGNDWKALPLDDQPETASPSVRQRKWKEELDQELESKREMIRHAGSGSKTSSPRDRASSRQRERTRFASPSK, from the exons ATGCAAGACTTCTTTAGGAGATCATTAGCATTCCGTACACCCCCTCAAGATCATCATGATCCTGATAATCCCAATCAAGAAAGTAATTACTTCAGTTCAATGAATCCATTAACTTCAACATTGGTTGACAAGTTCAATTCTTGCGTTCGTAAATCAAGGATCTTTAGCAAACCCACTTCACCATCTTCACCTCCAATGCCTCCTCCGATCCGGTACCGTAAAGGGGAGTTAATTGGTTGTGGTGCATTTGGGCATGTTTATATGGGCATGAACTCTGATTCCGGAGAGCTTTTAGCAATAAAGCAG gtTTCGATTGCAGCTAATGGAGCTACAAGAGAGAAAGCTCAG GCTCACATCAGAGAGCTTGAGGAAGAAGTGAGGCTTCTACAGAATCTCTCCCATCCCAACATTGTT AGATATTTGGGTGTAGTTCAGGAGGAGGAAACCATAAATATTCTGCTTGAATTTGTCCCAGGTGGATCGATATCATCTCTTTTGGGGAAATTTGGACCCTTCCCTGAGCCA GTTATAAGAACCTATACCAAGCAATTATTGCTGGGGTTGGAGTATTTACACAACAATGGAATTATGCACAGGGACATTAAG GGGGCAAACATTCTTGTAGATAATAAAGGATGCATCAAACTTGCAGATTTTGGTGCATCAAAACAGGTTGTGGAGTTG GCTACTGTTTCAGGGGCCAAATCTATGAAGGGCACACCATACTGGATGGCTCCTGAAGTCATTCTGCAGACGGGACATAGCTT CTCTGCTGATATATGGAGTGTTGGATGCACAGTCATTGAGATGGCCACTGGAAAGCCTCCTTGGAGCCAACAATATCAAGAG GTTGCAGCACTCTTTTATATAGGGTCGACAAAGTCTCATCCAGAAATCCCCAATCATCTCATTCCAGAGGCCAAAGATTTTCTGCTCAAGTGCTTGCACAA GGAACCAAATATGAGGCCAGAGGCATCTAAATTGCTGCAG CATCCATTTGTTACTGGGGAGATTGGCATATCTGAATATGTTACTCGTAGTCCGGTCATG GAACTTTCTGGAATTCCTTTGCAGTCATATAACACTCACCCTGAAACCAT TCAAATGCCATCTGCCTATGACACGATGGATGTCTGTAATTTGGGTAGTCTGAGCTGCTCAATGGATCCTGAGAAACTGTCTGAAAGTAAGGGTGCATTGGAAACACAAAACAGTGATGATGACATGTGTCAGATTGACAATGATTTTTCTATAAGTGAAGTAAAGCTCGGTCCTCTGTTGACTTCTAATGACTTCAATAAG AGTTCTGATCCCAAATATGAGCTCTCTGGAGAGTGGAGGTGCAAATATGATGAGAATCCAGAACTAGAACAAGCAGGAAAAAAATCAGACGCTGGTGAACCAGTTCAGGGGGGCAAAAATGCTTCATCTTACTGTGGGGCATCGCTTTCTGAGGATAATGAGGCACTTACTGAGTCAAAAATTAGAGCTTTTCTTGCTGAAAAG GCTTTGGAACTGAGGAAACTGCAAACACCTTTATATGAAGAGTTCTACAACAATTTGAATGCACCTAGCTCTCCAAGTTTTGGTGGAAGTTCACGTGATGAAACTCCTCCAAATTACTTGAAATTACCTCCTAAAAGCAGGTCACCCAGTCAAGTCCCTGTTGGAAGCCCATCTACATCAACTGATGCTGTTAGCACCAGAAGTCCTGGGAGTAATAAACGTGCATCTAATGTTGGCAATGCAAGCGATCAAGCTTCCGAGGACAATTCATCCCCTCGGGGAAATGATTGGAAAGCGCTTCCACTTGATGATCAACCAGAAACAGCTAGTCCAAG TGTGAGACAAAGGAAGTGGAAAGAAGAGCTTGACCAAGAGCTCGAGAGCAAGAGAG AGATGATACGCCATGCAGGCTCGGGAAGTAAAACATCGTCTCCAAGGGATCGAGCATCAAGTCGGCAGCGAGAGCGGACAAGATTTGCATCTCCAAGCAAATGA